One Microbacter margulisiae genomic window carries:
- a CDS encoding glycyl-radical enzyme activating protein codes for MGIIFDIKRFAVHDGPGIRTTVFMKGCPLSCIWCHNPESINGDICTVPKTIRIGQKTFIENETAGNNMSVETLMKELLKEKIFMDESGGGVTFSGGEPMLQHLFLNEALAACKAHGMHTAVDTSGYAQWNWFEETMQWTDLFLYDLKLMDEEQHRKYTGVSNKTILENLKQLLSIGKKVRVRVPMVPEITHTEGNIEKIIRFLSSIPNRPESVDLLPYHNTATHKYERFGIMNMLTGVKSMNKSDLEATKQRFEEAGFDVKIGG; via the coding sequence ATGGGTATTATATTTGATATTAAACGCTTTGCGGTACATGACGGCCCGGGAATACGGACAACAGTCTTTATGAAAGGATGTCCGCTATCATGTATCTGGTGCCACAACCCCGAAAGCATCAATGGCGACATATGTACGGTTCCAAAGACCATACGAATCGGGCAAAAAACCTTTATTGAAAATGAAACCGCAGGGAACAATATGTCTGTGGAAACATTGATGAAGGAACTATTGAAAGAAAAAATTTTCATGGATGAATCGGGCGGCGGAGTGACATTTTCAGGAGGAGAACCTATGCTGCAGCATCTGTTTCTCAACGAAGCTCTGGCGGCCTGTAAAGCGCATGGCATGCATACCGCAGTGGATACGTCGGGGTATGCACAGTGGAACTGGTTTGAAGAGACAATGCAGTGGACAGATCTGTTTCTGTACGATCTGAAATTGATGGATGAAGAACAACACCGGAAATATACCGGCGTCTCCAATAAAACGATTCTTGAAAATCTGAAACAGCTCCTATCCATCGGGAAAAAAGTCCGCGTAAGAGTCCCTATGGTCCCGGAAATCACGCATACGGAAGGAAATATTGAAAAGATTATTCGTTTCCTATCTTCCATACCCAATCGACCGGAAAGTGTGGATCTGTTGCCATACCATAATACTGCCACACACAAATATGAACGGTTCGGAATAATGAATATGCTTACCGGGGTCAAATCAATGAATAAAAGTGATCTGGAAGCGACAAAACAACGATTTGAAGAAGCCGGATTTGACGTAAAAATCGGAGGATAA
- a CDS encoding aminotransferase class I/II-fold pyridoxal phosphate-dependent enzyme: protein MDINNINSDDYSLADFAGYKGEDLFEVKEAFWNFYQDAIAKGYMIYGNPISSAPVAEFNAYDRFQDHERKFLNFCSYNYLGYSFHPEVIKTVQETLARYGTGAVSAPLLSGYYDLTKKLENAIARFKDKEDAIVFSTGYGANLGTLSCLLKPGDIAVLDILSHASIHDGARLAGAEIKIFSHNNAEHLERILQSINTKRAIVCIEGIYSMDGDMVNLPDIVAVCKKYGARILLDEAHSTLIFGENGRGVAEHFGLEDQIDISIGTFSKSFGALGGFAAGDKKLITYLRMFARSYVFSCAIAPHTAAGILKIIELYQHDKSHRDQLWKNTSYMQSKLKEAGLDTGGTESQIIPVIIGSDKKLRKISKIIYDKGLYTGVVTYPAVSSKRTRLRLSMSSYHTQEQMDKCVAIIKETIDSNP from the coding sequence ATGGACATTAATAACATTAACAGTGATGATTATAGCTTAGCAGATTTTGCAGGTTATAAAGGTGAAGATTTATTTGAAGTAAAAGAGGCATTCTGGAATTTCTATCAGGACGCCATTGCAAAAGGGTACATGATTTACGGCAACCCTATCAGTTCAGCTCCTGTTGCTGAATTCAATGCGTACGATCGCTTTCAGGATCACGAAAGAAAATTTCTGAACTTTTGTTCGTACAACTACTTAGGCTATTCGTTCCATCCTGAAGTAATAAAAACCGTACAAGAGACATTGGCTCGCTATGGAACAGGAGCAGTGTCAGCCCCTCTGCTCAGCGGATACTATGACCTGACAAAAAAGTTAGAGAATGCTATTGCCCGATTCAAAGATAAAGAAGATGCCATAGTATTCTCAACCGGCTACGGAGCAAATCTGGGAACACTTTCGTGTCTGCTAAAACCGGGCGATATAGCTGTCCTGGATATCCTTTCGCATGCATCCATTCATGATGGAGCACGGTTGGCCGGCGCTGAAATAAAGATTTTCAGCCACAATAATGCAGAACATCTTGAAAGAATATTGCAAAGTATTAATACCAAAAGAGCGATTGTTTGCATAGAGGGCATCTATAGTATGGATGGGGACATGGTAAATCTCCCCGATATCGTCGCCGTTTGCAAAAAGTATGGAGCCAGAATCTTATTAGATGAAGCGCACTCAACGCTTATATTTGGAGAAAACGGAAGAGGAGTAGCCGAACATTTCGGACTTGAAGATCAAATAGATATTTCTATCGGGACATTCAGTAAGTCATTCGGGGCGTTAGGCGGTTTTGCAGCCGGCGATAAAAAACTTATCACCTATCTTAGAATGTTTGCCCGTTCTTACGTTTTTTCCTGCGCAATAGCCCCCCATACGGCAGCAGGTATCCTGAAGATTATAGAACTTTATCAGCATGATAAATCGCATCGTGACCAGCTATGGAAAAATACCTCTTATATGCAGTCGAAACTCAAAGAAGCCGGACTGGATACCGGAGGCACCGAATCACAGATCATACCCGTAATTATTGGAAGCGACAAGAAACTAAGGAAGATAAGCAAAATCATTTATGACAAAGGATTATATACCGGCGTTGTCACATACCCTGCTGTATCCAGCAAACGAACCCGGTTGCGCTTGTCGATGTCATCCTATCATACGCAGGAACAAATGGATAAATGCGTTGCTATTATCAAAGAGACTATTGATTCAAATCCCTAA
- a CDS encoding SecDF P1 head subdomain-containing protein has product MKTIIYLFIAICISGIFALGCPAQKHSPENIIIRSLNKQATPTALLQSANIISKRLNSFCPDHFKVSIMDKTKEIKISWPGNDDIKIIEQLATQKGVLAFYTVYPGNDVLEFIHGDRYLDSLLKRDKMDGGIGYAPYTEVNAIDHYLNTHNTVQQCRFVWGTVKRDSVVTLYALTAEPVITKNDIKTIQYKQDVSGYNLNIVLHKSAIEKWKATTKASIHQPIAIVLDNQVLYAPVIKTEIDNGRCSISGKFKQPEVRSFKAIGDNGVLPLNLQVVK; this is encoded by the coding sequence ATGAAAACTATAATATATTTATTTATTGCAATTTGCATATCAGGCATATTTGCATTAGGATGTCCGGCACAGAAGCATTCTCCGGAAAACATCATCATACGATCCTTGAATAAGCAGGCAACACCAACAGCTCTTTTACAATCTGCCAACATTATCTCAAAAAGATTGAATAGTTTTTGTCCGGATCATTTTAAAGTAAGCATAATGGACAAAACGAAAGAGATAAAAATTTCATGGCCCGGTAATGATGACATCAAAATCATCGAACAACTAGCAACGCAAAAAGGCGTTCTTGCTTTTTACACCGTCTACCCGGGTAATGATGTATTGGAATTTATTCATGGAGACCGTTATCTGGATTCTTTATTAAAAAGAGACAAGATGGATGGAGGGATAGGGTATGCTCCTTACACTGAAGTTAACGCAATTGATCATTATTTGAATACACATAATACGGTGCAACAATGCCGTTTTGTGTGGGGAACCGTGAAGCGTGATTCCGTAGTTACACTTTATGCACTTACTGCAGAACCTGTCATTACAAAGAATGACATTAAAACAATTCAGTACAAGCAAGATGTATCAGGCTACAATCTGAATATTGTTTTGCATAAATCAGCAATTGAGAAATGGAAGGCTACAACAAAAGCATCCATTCATCAACCCATTGCCATAGTATTAGACAACCAGGTGCTGTATGCTCCGGTAATAAAAACTGAGATTGACAATGGACGTTGTTCCATTTCAGGAAAATTCAAACAACCTGAAGTCAGGTCGTTTAAAGCTATTGGTGACAACGGAGTGTTACCTTTAAATCTTCAGGTAGTCAAGTAA
- a CDS encoding permease has protein sequence MHKTDFARIGWISGGVIVWLIVYHFLQPVADWFVDSLLRMTPGARLAEAVRFFVFEYPKVMMLLLLIIFFVGIIRTFFTPERTRKALEGRRTFTGNIMASLLGVVTPFCSCSAIPLFLGFVESGVPLGVTFSFLIASPMINEVAIILLYGLFGWETVFIYISTGLVIAMLAGAVIGWLKLEKWVEPWVFDIHPEQQEEEKTLGITLALRMQAGWDAVKEIIGKVWIYVALGIAVGAGAHGYVPQGFMISLMGSSAWYSVPLSVLIGIPLYSNAAGIVPIVSVLIEKGASLGTSLAFMMSVIALSLPEMIILRKVLRLPLIFTFIGVVGTGIMIVGYLFNWIF, from the coding sequence ATGCATAAGACAGATTTTGCACGCATTGGATGGATTTCCGGAGGAGTGATCGTTTGGTTGATCGTCTATCATTTTCTGCAACCAGTAGCCGATTGGTTTGTCGATTCTCTTTTGCGGATGACGCCGGGAGCTCGACTGGCTGAAGCAGTACGCTTTTTTGTGTTCGAATATCCCAAAGTGATGATGTTGCTGCTGCTGATCATTTTTTTTGTGGGTATAATCCGTACTTTTTTTACGCCAGAGCGTACGCGTAAAGCTTTGGAAGGCCGCAGAACATTCACAGGTAACATAATGGCGTCATTGCTTGGTGTTGTCACCCCGTTTTGTTCCTGTTCAGCCATTCCTCTGTTTTTGGGTTTTGTAGAGTCGGGAGTTCCGTTAGGAGTTACCTTCTCTTTTCTCATTGCTTCGCCCATGATTAACGAGGTCGCTATCATTTTACTGTATGGCCTCTTTGGCTGGGAAACGGTATTTATTTATATCAGCACCGGACTTGTTATTGCCATGCTGGCGGGAGCGGTCATCGGGTGGTTGAAGTTGGAGAAATGGGTCGAACCATGGGTGTTTGACATTCATCCCGAACAACAAGAGGAAGAAAAAACGTTAGGTATAACTCTTGCTTTGCGTATGCAGGCAGGATGGGATGCCGTGAAAGAAATTATCGGGAAAGTATGGATTTATGTAGCATTGGGAATTGCTGTCGGAGCCGGTGCTCATGGTTATGTTCCTCAGGGATTCATGATTTCACTGATGGGTAGCAGCGCCTGGTATTCGGTCCCTTTATCGGTACTTATCGGTATTCCTTTATACTCCAATGCAGCAGGTATTGTACCCATTGTTTCGGTGTTAATTGAAAAAGGTGCATCACTTGGTACCTCTTTGGCTTTCATGATGTCTGTCATTGCACTATCTTTGCCGGAAATGATTATCCTGCGAAAAGTGCTGAGGCTACCTCTTATTTTTACCTTTATCGGAGTGGTTGGAACCGGCATTATGATTGTGGGTTATCTGTTCAACTGGATCTTTTAG
- a CDS encoding OsmC family protein: protein METTNKQIRVVIEGQSESETKINLRAGKFNLIIDEPAAMGGSDEGPTPVQVLLMSLAGCLSITGHAVAQQRGMKLKDLKIKIDGTMNPCAFMGVSFEERPGFQMINVNVEADFEGATQEEKDAWLEETEKRCPVTDNIKESTHITLTSK, encoded by the coding sequence ATGGAAACTACAAACAAACAAATCAGAGTTGTAATTGAGGGGCAGAGTGAAAGTGAAACGAAAATTAATCTGCGCGCCGGGAAGTTTAACCTGATTATTGATGAACCTGCTGCCATGGGTGGTAGTGACGAAGGTCCTACTCCTGTACAGGTTCTGTTAATGTCGCTGGCAGGCTGTCTCAGTATTACCGGTCATGCCGTGGCACAACAACGCGGGATGAAACTCAAAGACCTGAAGATAAAGATCGACGGAACGATGAATCCTTGTGCTTTTATGGGCGTTTCCTTTGAAGAGCGTCCCGGATTTCAGATGATAAATGTTAATGTTGAGGCTGATTTCGAGGGCGCCACGCAGGAAGAGAAAGATGCCTGGCTTGAAGAAACGGAGAAACGCTGTCCTGTGACGGATAATATCAAAGAAAGCACGCACATTACATTGACTTCTAAATAA
- a CDS encoding IS256 family transposase — MKKQKSVLSKLSAEDEALFSQLPTDFFKGFKTMQDINGFMDKLFKRGVEKMLESELSEHLGYDKHSVKGNGSGNSRNGKTRKLVKSSSGEIIIEVPRDRQGEFNPIVLPKRQKVIDKIESVVISLYARGMSTRDIEAQIKDIYGVTISSSSISNITDQVMSDVEAWQTRPLDDTYLIVWLDGIRIKVRSGGKIISKSVYLIIGLNTNGHREVISMWINETESASFWMNVLDDLKKRGVKDILIACSDNLKGLTQAIQAVFPETVTQLCIVHQIRNTMNYIGTKEKRSFMHDLQQVYQARNLDAAGEAFAELETKWGEKYPYAIKSWIANWENLTAYFTYPAEIRKIIYTTNVIENLNRSIRKYTKNKLMFPDDQAMKKAVYLAIQQASISWSAKVSNWPLIANQFMILYPDRANISDTSLRIK, encoded by the coding sequence ATGAAAAAGCAGAAATCAGTATTATCAAAATTGAGTGCAGAAGATGAGGCACTTTTCTCCCAGTTACCAACAGATTTTTTCAAGGGTTTCAAGACCATGCAAGACATAAATGGTTTTATGGATAAGCTATTTAAGCGGGGAGTAGAAAAGATGTTAGAAAGTGAGTTGAGCGAACATCTTGGCTACGACAAGCACTCAGTCAAAGGAAATGGCAGTGGGAACTCTCGTAATGGAAAAACCCGCAAGTTAGTAAAGAGCAGTAGTGGAGAAATAATTATAGAGGTTCCCCGCGATCGTCAGGGTGAGTTTAATCCCATCGTTTTGCCCAAGCGTCAAAAAGTAATAGACAAGATAGAAAGCGTTGTGATTTCTTTGTATGCACGAGGCATGTCGACTCGTGACATAGAAGCTCAGATAAAAGACATTTATGGTGTCACTATCAGTTCTTCGTCCATATCCAATATCACAGATCAGGTAATGAGCGATGTAGAAGCCTGGCAAACCCGTCCATTGGATGATACTTATCTGATTGTTTGGTTAGATGGTATTCGTATCAAAGTTCGTTCAGGAGGTAAGATAATAAGTAAAAGCGTTTATCTGATTATCGGTTTAAATACCAATGGACATAGAGAAGTTATTAGTATGTGGATCAATGAAACTGAATCGGCTTCATTTTGGATGAACGTGTTGGATGATTTGAAGAAACGAGGGGTGAAAGATATTTTAATTGCCTGTTCAGATAATCTGAAAGGGCTAACCCAGGCTATTCAGGCTGTGTTTCCGGAAACAGTAACACAATTATGTATTGTTCATCAGATAAGAAACACGATGAACTATATTGGGACAAAGGAAAAACGGAGTTTTATGCATGATCTTCAACAAGTGTATCAGGCCCGAAACTTAGATGCTGCTGGGGAAGCTTTTGCTGAATTGGAAACTAAATGGGGAGAGAAATATCCTTATGCCATTAAATCCTGGATTGCAAATTGGGAAAATCTGACAGCCTATTTTACCTATCCAGCCGAAATACGAAAGATTATCTATACCACTAATGTGATTGAAAATCTAAATCGAAGCATACGCAAATACACCAAAAATAAATTGATGTTTCCTGATGATCAGGCAATGAAAAAAGCAGTGTATCTGGCGATCCAACAAGCCTCAATATCTTGGAGTGCAAAAGTTTCCAACTGGCCATTGATTGCCAATCAGTTTATGATTTTATATCCTGATAGAGCAAATATTAGTGACACTAGTTTAAGAATAAAATAA
- a CDS encoding cation diffusion facilitator family transporter, which produces MEEHHHHHHHHEAPQITHLNRAFIVGISLNILYVFVEFGAGFRFNSLSLISDAGHNVSDVAALALSLLAFRLMKVKANDKFTYGYRKSTILVSLINSVVLFIVIGGIIAESIARLHHPVVVPGMPVSIVAGLGIVINAVSALLFFRDREKDLNVKGAYLHLMSDAIVSLGVVISGALMVVWHIYWLDMVMSLIIVVVIFYSTWNLFRDSLSLTLDGVPKGVDMSVVIDAMKSVEGVEDVHHVHVWAMSTTQNALTAHVLVLCNTTIEQQATLKHVIKERLASVNIHHATLEFETLEEKCHDLHP; this is translated from the coding sequence ATGGAAGAACATCATCATCACCACCATCACCACGAAGCGCCTCAGATCACACATCTTAACAGGGCTTTTATTGTGGGTATTTCTCTGAATATTCTCTATGTATTTGTAGAATTCGGGGCGGGATTCCGTTTTAATTCCCTATCGCTGATTTCCGATGCAGGGCATAACGTGAGCGATGTGGCGGCATTGGCATTGTCATTGCTGGCATTCCGCCTGATGAAAGTGAAAGCAAATGATAAATTTACATACGGTTATCGTAAATCGACCATTTTGGTATCGCTGATCAATTCGGTAGTGCTGTTCATCGTGATCGGAGGGATTATTGCCGAGAGTATTGCCCGTTTGCATCATCCTGTTGTGGTGCCTGGTATGCCTGTATCTATCGTTGCAGGACTGGGAATTGTGATTAATGCCGTGTCGGCTTTGCTTTTCTTTCGCGATAGGGAAAAAGACCTGAATGTGAAAGGGGCTTACCTTCACCTGATGTCTGACGCCATTGTATCCCTTGGTGTCGTTATTTCGGGAGCTTTGATGGTTGTCTGGCATATCTACTGGCTTGATATGGTGATGAGCCTCATTATTGTGGTGGTGATTTTTTATTCCACATGGAATCTTTTCCGCGACAGCCTTTCCCTGACACTCGACGGCGTTCCAAAAGGCGTTGATATGTCCGTTGTTATTGATGCCATGAAAAGCGTCGAAGGCGTTGAGGATGTACATCACGTGCATGTATGGGCGATGAGTACGACACAAAACGCTTTGACTGCCCATGTGCTTGTGCTTTGCAATACAACCATCGAACAACAGGCCACCTTAAAACATGTTATTAAAGAGCGATTGGCATCTGTCAATATTCATCATGCCACGCTTGAATTTGAAACCCTGGAAGAAAAATGCCATGATTTGCACCCGTAA
- a CDS encoding thioredoxin family protein, with translation MMDIKILGTGCPKCKALEKLTREVVAKASIEATISKVENVIDIMRYNVMMTPALVVNEKVLMKGRIPSADELQRLLTNIA, from the coding sequence ATGATGGATATTAAAATTTTAGGGACAGGTTGTCCCAAATGTAAAGCGTTGGAAAAGCTGACGCGTGAAGTAGTAGCAAAAGCTTCTATTGAGGCTACAATCTCCAAAGTAGAGAATGTTATTGATATTATGCGTTATAATGTGATGATGACGCCTGCCTTGGTAGTCAATGAAAAGGTATTGATGAAAGGCAGAATTCCTTCTGCGGACGAATTGCAACGATTACTGACCAATATCGCATAA
- a CDS encoding class I SAM-dependent methyltransferase produces MSNENKSIHEFDFNLICEYFSGIERQGPGSPEATLKALSFIENLTDKSLIADLGCGTGGQTMMLAQHAPGYITGIDLFPAFIDLFNANACKLNLQSRVQGIVGSMDNLPFQREELDLIWSEGAIANIGFEKGLNYWKEFLKTDGYIAVTYESWFTDERPVEIEKFWVDAVPEIDTIGHNISIMQKAGYHLVAAFTLPEACWTEHFYLPQRKAQEIFLKKYAGNPMAEDLIAYQQYEAQLYDKYKAYYGYVFYIGKKL; encoded by the coding sequence ATGAGCAACGAAAATAAATCGATTCACGAATTCGACTTCAATTTAATCTGTGAATATTTTTCAGGTATCGAGCGGCAAGGTCCGGGCAGTCCTGAAGCAACCCTTAAAGCATTAAGCTTTATCGAAAATCTTACCGATAAATCGCTTATTGCCGATCTTGGTTGCGGAACCGGAGGCCAAACCATGATGCTGGCACAACATGCTCCCGGATATATTACGGGGATTGATCTGTTCCCTGCTTTTATCGATCTGTTCAATGCGAATGCCTGCAAGTTGAATTTGCAAAGCAGGGTGCAGGGTATTGTCGGATCCATGGATAACCTTCCTTTTCAACGGGAGGAATTAGACCTTATCTGGTCGGAAGGAGCTATTGCCAATATTGGCTTTGAAAAAGGCCTGAATTATTGGAAGGAGTTCCTCAAAACAGATGGCTATATTGCCGTAACATATGAGTCATGGTTTACTGATGAACGTCCCGTTGAAATTGAAAAGTTCTGGGTTGATGCTGTTCCGGAAATTGACACAATAGGGCATAATATTTCAATAATGCAAAAAGCCGGTTATCATCTTGTTGCCGCGTTTACATTGCCTGAAGCGTGCTGGACGGAACATTTCTATCTGCCGCAACGAAAGGCACAGGAAATTTTCCTGAAGAAATATGCAGGGAACCCGATGGCGGAAGACCTTATAGCCTACCAGCAATATGAAGCTCAATTGTATGATAAATACAAGGCTTATTACGGTTATGTGTTCTATATCGGGAAGAAATTGTAG
- a CDS encoding ArsR/SmtB family transcription factor, protein MSQETILSDQQIRLARYAKALGHPIRVYIMEYLVKNANRCCYSGDLSMELPIARSTLSQHLSELKDAGLIQGEITSPYIRYCIHQEHWEEARQLFEGLFV, encoded by the coding sequence ATGTCACAAGAAACCATTCTTTCCGACCAACAAATCCGTTTGGCACGTTATGCAAAAGCGCTGGGGCATCCCATCCGGGTTTACATTATGGAGTATCTGGTGAAAAATGCTAACCGTTGTTGCTACAGCGGTGATCTTTCGATGGAATTACCAATTGCACGCTCCACGCTGTCGCAGCATTTGAGTGAATTGAAAGATGCCGGCCTGATTCAGGGCGAAATAACTTCTCCTTATATCCGTTACTGCATTCATCAGGAACATTGGGAAGAAGCCCGGCAGCTTTTTGAAGGACTTTTTGTTTAA
- a CDS encoding class I SAM-dependent methyltransferase translates to MEQNKKIPEPDNTAVRTALWRALHMQVDAKPYILEDDIGLQLIAPPDDWQQRPDMKFTKRLRASMVARSRFIEDFVIEENKEGIGQYVILGAGLDTFAQRRPDIASGLQVYEIDQPDTQAWKQQRLTDLGFGIPEWLHFVAVDFEISSWQNQLLKAGFNPDKPAVVACTGVSLYLTKEAIIILLKQIAAFAPGSKLAMTFYLPLEILDEEDKPMQEIAEKGAREAGTPMISFFTPDEIVALVHETGFKEVKTISTRDMEQLYFTNRTDNLLPASGELFLLATT, encoded by the coding sequence ATGGAACAAAACAAAAAAATACCAGAACCGGATAATACAGCGGTACGGACAGCTTTATGGAGGGCACTACACATGCAGGTGGATGCAAAACCCTATATCCTGGAAGATGATATTGGGCTGCAATTAATAGCGCCGCCTGATGACTGGCAACAACGCCCTGACATGAAATTTACAAAACGGCTACGGGCATCCATGGTAGCCCGCTCCCGCTTTATTGAAGATTTCGTTATTGAAGAAAACAAAGAGGGAATCGGCCAGTATGTCATTCTCGGAGCAGGACTCGACACCTTCGCCCAACGCAGGCCTGATATTGCATCCGGACTTCAGGTATACGAAATTGATCAACCCGATACGCAAGCCTGGAAACAACAGCGATTAACTGATCTTGGGTTCGGCATCCCTGAATGGCTCCATTTTGTGGCCGTTGACTTTGAAATATCTTCCTGGCAAAATCAACTGTTGAAAGCAGGATTCAATCCCGACAAGCCTGCGGTGGTTGCCTGCACGGGAGTGAGCTTGTACCTGACTAAAGAGGCCATTATAATTTTGTTGAAACAAATTGCAGCGTTTGCACCGGGATCAAAACTTGCCATGACATTTTATTTACCTCTGGAAATCCTTGACGAAGAAGACAAGCCCATGCAGGAGATAGCAGAGAAAGGCGCCCGTGAAGCAGGAACACCGATGATCAGCTTCTTTACACCTGATGAAATCGTAGCTTTAGTTCATGAAACAGGGTTTAAAGAGGTAAAAACAATATCCACCAGAGATATGGAACAATTGTATTTTACAAACAGAACCGACAATCTTTTGCCTGCCAGCGGAGAACTATTCCTGTTGGCAACGACATAA